The Actinomycetota bacterium genome includes a region encoding these proteins:
- a CDS encoding HD domain-containing protein, protein MSQSRAAAIGPLRAALSRLMGTPGGDGDAPEELRPLLESLRRRHPGADLADVIRAYRVAHAMHAGQLRKSGEPFITHPLGVAVILADIGLDVTSVIAALLHDAVEDTDASLEELREGFGEEVAEIIDGLTKIAKIGFTSVEHAKAENYRKMMVAMARDVRVIIVKLADRLHNMRTLGALPPEKQELKASETLEIYVPLANRLGMAQMKTELEDLAFRYRYPKRYQEVVDLTERRQPERDRTLQTVCVDLREHLETAKIRADVTGRAKDYYSIYQKMVERGREFDEILDLVGIRILVEQMPECYVALGVVHALYVPIPGRLKDYIAQPKFNMYQSLHTTVMGPGGKSL, encoded by the coding sequence ATGTCCCAGTCCCGCGCCGCCGCCATCGGTCCGCTTCGAGCGGCGCTGTCCCGGCTCATGGGCACCCCGGGAGGCGATGGCGACGCGCCCGAGGAGCTGCGTCCGCTGCTGGAGTCCCTGCGGCGCCGGCACCCGGGCGCGGACCTGGCGGACGTGATCCGCGCCTACCGCGTCGCGCACGCGATGCACGCCGGACAGCTGCGCAAGTCCGGTGAGCCGTTCATCACGCACCCGCTCGGGGTCGCGGTGATCCTCGCCGACATCGGCCTCGACGTCACGTCCGTAATCGCCGCCCTGCTGCACGACGCAGTGGAGGACACCGACGCGTCTCTCGAGGAGCTGCGCGAGGGGTTCGGCGAAGAGGTCGCCGAGATCATCGACGGCCTCACGAAGATCGCGAAGATCGGATTCACGTCCGTCGAGCACGCGAAGGCCGAGAACTACCGCAAGATGATGGTGGCGATGGCGCGCGACGTCCGCGTGATCATCGTCAAGCTCGCCGACCGGCTGCACAACATGCGCACCCTCGGCGCCCTGCCCCCGGAGAAGCAGGAGCTCAAGGCCAGCGAGACCCTTGAAATCTACGTCCCTCTGGCCAACCGCCTCGGTATGGCGCAGATGAAAACCGAGCTCGAGGACCTCGCCTTCCGGTACCGCTACCCCAAGCGCTACCAGGAGGTGGTCGACCTAACCGAGCGCCGCCAGCCGGAGCGCGACCGCACCCTGCAGACGGTGTGCGTTGACCTGCGCGAGCACCTGGAGACGGCCAAGATCCGAGCGGACGTGACCGGCCGCGCCAAGGACTATTACTCGATCTACCAGAAGATGGTCGAAAGGGGCCGAGAGTTCGACGAGATCCTGGACCTCGTCGGCATCCGGATCCTGGTCGAGCAGATGCCCGAGTGCTACGTGGCCCTTGGCGTCGTGCACGCGCTGTACGTCCCCATCCCGGGGCGCCTGAAGGACTACATCGCGCAGCCGAAGTTCAACATGTACCAGTCGCTGCACACCACGGTGATGGGGCCCGGCGGCAAGTCGCTTG
- a CDS encoding M23 family metallopeptidase, with the protein MSHLSRRFWPSCVVLVALLAALTSPAPALAAGGMRVPSRGTIGSTGLFLSCRSTSSSVSTTRYYDQRNRLRTWDCGPGRRAHKGVDILGSRTPGVTPVVAAAPGVVWSAERGNGMGWRVVLRHARNTGGNGLYTYTIYGHMGDCASGRSLIARGITPGTTVSAGRLLGYQGDDSYPSGCAGRSHVHWEVRAYPSSVSNVFLATPASPDFYTGLQLTNGDPAPVRSV; encoded by the coding sequence ATGAGCCACCTTTCCCGCCGCTTTTGGCCGTCCTGCGTCGTCCTCGTCGCCCTTCTTGCGGCGCTGACGTCGCCTGCGCCTGCGCTTGCCGCGGGTGGGATGAGGGTTCCGTCCAGGGGGACGATCGGCAGCACGGGGCTTTTCCTGTCCTGCCGCAGCACCTCTTCGTCGGTCTCCACTACGCGCTACTACGACCAGCGCAACAGGCTGAGGACCTGGGACTGCGGCCCCGGCCGCCGCGCGCACAAGGGCGTGGACATCCTCGGCTCCCGGACCCCCGGTGTGACTCCCGTGGTCGCGGCGGCGCCGGGAGTGGTGTGGAGCGCCGAGCGGGGCAACGGCATGGGCTGGCGCGTGGTCCTTCGCCATGCGCGCAACACCGGCGGCAATGGGCTGTACACGTACACGATCTACGGACACATGGGCGACTGCGCGTCCGGACGAAGCCTCATCGCACGGGGGATCACTCCGGGGACGACGGTGTCTGCCGGACGCCTGCTCGGCTATCAGGGCGACGACAGCTACCCGTCCGGATGCGCCGGACGAAGCCACGTGCACTGGGAGGTCCGGGCGTACCCCTCGTCGGTGTCCAACGTGTTCCTTGCCACCCCGGCAAGTCCGGACTTCTACACCGGTCTGCAGCTGACCAACGGCGACCCGGCCCCCGTCCGCTCGGTCTGA
- a CDS encoding YetF domain-containing protein yields the protein MEIVLRATFVFFFLWVLTRAMGKRELAEMTALEMVLLVTMGDLVQQGVTQEDMSLTGAVMAVGTIAFWILVFSYTGFRWRRAEDVIAGFPVVVMRDGQVIQDALNIERIPTDELMEAARSHGIDDLTKVRVAILEPDGRFSFITDDKQQDEPTERHEL from the coding sequence ATGGAGATCGTTCTCCGGGCCACCTTCGTCTTCTTCTTCCTGTGGGTGCTGACGCGCGCGATGGGCAAGCGCGAGCTGGCCGAGATGACCGCGCTGGAGATGGTGCTGCTGGTGACGATGGGTGACCTCGTCCAGCAGGGTGTGACCCAGGAGGACATGTCCCTGACGGGGGCCGTGATGGCCGTCGGGACGATCGCCTTCTGGATCCTGGTCTTCTCCTACACCGGGTTCCGCTGGCGCCGGGCCGAGGACGTCATCGCCGGGTTCCCGGTTGTGGTCATGCGCGACGGACAGGTGATCCAGGACGCGCTGAACATCGAGCGGATTCCGACAGACGAGCTGATGGAGGCCGCCCGCAGCCATGGGATCGACGACCTGACCAAGGTCCGGGTGGCGATCCTGGAGCCCGACGGGCGCTTTTCGTTCATCACCGACGACAAGCAGCAGGACGAGCCCACGGAGCGCCATGAACTGTAA